The following proteins are co-located in the Primulina tabacum isolate GXHZ01 chromosome 11, ASM2559414v2, whole genome shotgun sequence genome:
- the LOC142517762 gene encoding eukaryotic translation initiation factor 4G-like yields the protein MSHNQSRADRIESTQHKKTGRSGSFNQQHQFPGSVSGKGGGGTSAPLNSSNRGVKKYNGNAPGVHSRPRSPNVSTGYGNSYTSQALQNDVHKQQPVNRLSNAPVTNSASNVNLMDVTPQLLNQVVPRPSSSDISVATPSFNPSTASSEPKAPTTPAKPPGDASRSFPLQFGSISPGCMNGVQIPARTSSAPPNLDEQKKDQVRHQPSRTSIPAKPLSSIPKQLPTKKDAGTFDQSNAGESQPVSMSRRDIQVSTSPPMTQSQKPSVLSVPGMPMQLQFHQPQVTVQFGGPNPQIQSQSMSGTSLQLPMPMPFPLPLGNPSVQQPMFVSGLPPHPLQAQGMMHQGHALNFPSQMGPQLGNLGMNMVPQFPQQQAVKYSGSRRTVKITHPETHEELRLDGSGPRSHSNVQPQSQHIPSFPPNHPMNFYSNPYNAAFYFPATSSVPPNNSQVPPTSQPPKFYNQVTMKPAIDPNGEKEVLQPTSSISVRKVQSLKPSKSHMDDSPRPQKEIGPLASSVLPESKPGAGTSLKSELPSGSVDVEVNVPTTSVVTFAAADGFAPKSTTFAEEASNGIVVPDPIKNEQKKAENIVHQDQVSWQSTSHSNYPPQLLETEAVESKSASSRTDMVSEPVKELLSTTVGASSEASNVSKEGAAERKTSDTPKSLGTSHIKSRQLKPDTVGGKEHGEAIVFITDQNSLDASMTPLPSESSEICKIEESSLQEVASTADGLLQRAKQMIEESSGCGYDVKVDDHVFESTHISYFEGVENFASVNGLSSQDINIKISDMPLRITENISARPSNDSSSYCIISPSPAIINEKILSDTNVQKSVVPEVKNKKKDLYEKADAAGTGSDIYMVYKGPEEMKETATFSEDLERISSSSIEQTSVDVPDQNTSLTGKPAVIRDEWENDAEIPTPQLETSNNEIQSDDRDGNGLVIKRYPRDFLFIFAEQCTDLPEGFEINSGFADALMVSNVQFSREPHPSPVRNIDRPIGGLRLDRRGSDLGDDDKWVKFPGPLVSGRGDMRVDVGYVGNVAGFRNSQGGNYGVLRNPRGQTSVHYSGAVLSGPIQPLGSQGDLQRNTSDSDRWQRGTGFQKGLIPSPQTPLQVMHKADKKYEVGKTTDEEEAKQRQLKSILNKLTPQNFEKLFEQVKQVNIDNFVTLSGVISQIFDKALMEPTFCEMYADFCFHLAADLPNLKVDNETITFKTLLLNKCQEEFQRGEREEEEANKVEEEGENMLTAEEREVKKLQARRRMLGNIRLIGELYKKKMLTARIMHECINKLLGQYQTPDEENIEALCKLMSTIGEMIDHPKAKEHMDAYFDIMVKLSNNMKLSSRLRFMLKDVIDLRKNRWQQRRKVEGPKKIEEVHRDAAQERQAQASRLGRGPSMGSSVRRGPPVDFAPRTPSMLPSPNSQMSGFRAVQPQVHGYGSQDVRTEEKHSLESRTMSVPLSQRPLGDEPITLGPQGGLARGMAFRGQQSAPSIPLPETPNPGNASMIGPALNGFNPMPDRYGQREDFAPRYMPDTFAAPPNYEQPLPPEQRVAFGSREIINVDHGFDSYIPASRPSRGVPPISMQDVSSEIVWPEEHLRDKSIATIKEFYIARDDNEVALCIKDLNTPSFYPSMISIWVTDSFERKDVERDLLAKLLVSLVKRQDGTINKDQLIKGFEYVLSVLEDAVNDAPRAAEFLSRILAQIILEKIVALSAIGRLIYEGGEEQGRLVEVGLAAEVLGGILEIIKSEKGDSVLNEIRSSSNLQLENFRPPGSKKSWRLDKFI from the exons ATGTCCCATAATCAATCAAGGGCTGACAGGATTGAGTCTACGCAGCACAAGAAAACAGGTCGATCTGGAAGCTTCAATCAGCAGCACCAATTTCCCGGGAGCGTCTCCGGTAAGGGTGGTGGTGGCACCTCCGCCCCCTTAAATTCTTCTAATCGTGG TGTTAAGAAATATAATGGCAATGCACCAGGAGTGCATTCGAGGCCAAGAAGTCCGAATGTGAGCACAGGTTATGGTAATTCATATACATCACAGGCACTGCAGAATGATGTTCATAAACAGCAGCCGGTCAACA GATTGTCTAATGCACCAGTTACCAATTCAGCTTCCAATGTCAATCTGATGGATGTTACTCCTCAACTACTCAACCAAGTTGTTCCAAGGCCTtcatcttctgatatttctgttgcAACTCCATCATTTAATCCTTCTACTGCTAGTTCTGAACCCAAGGCCCCTACTACACCAGCAAAAC CTCCAGGAGATGCATCGAGGTCATTTCCCTTGCAGTTTGGATCCATAAGTCCTGGTTGTATGAATGGTGTGCAG ATACCTGCTCGAACAAGCTCTGCACCACCGAATTTGGATGAGCAAAAAAAAGATCAG GTCCGGCATCAACCTTCAAGGACTTCTATTCCTGCAAAACCACTTTCATCCATACCCAAACAGCTTCCGACAAAGAAGGATGCTGGGACTTTTGACCAATCTAATGCTGGTGAATCTCAGCCAGTGTCCATGTCTAGGAGGGATATTCAAGTTTCCACTTCACCACCCATGACTCAAAGTCAGAAGCCTTCTGTACTCTCTGTACCTGGGATGCCCATGCAGCTACAATTTCACCAGCCACAAGTAACTGTTCAATTTGGCGGTCCTAATCCACAAATTCAATCTCAGTCTATGTCAGGAACATCGTTGCAATTGCCAATGCCGATGCCATTTCCCTTACCACTGGGTAACCCATCAGTTCAGCAGCCCATGTTTGTTTCAGGTCTTCCACCACATCCGCTGCAGGCTCAAGGAATGATGCATCAAGGACATGCCTTGAACTTTCCATCACAAATGGGTCCTCAGTTGGGAAACTTGGGAATGAATATGGTCCCACAGTTTCCTCAGCAGCAGGCTGTCAAATATAGCGGTTCTCGTAGAACCGTGAAGATCACTCATCCAGAAACTCATGAAGAGTTGAGGCTTGATGGCTCTGGTCCAAGGTCACATTCTAACGTGCAACCTCAATCACAGCATATTCCATCTTTTCCTCCCAATCACCCCATGAATTTTTATTCCAATCCTTACAATGCCgctttctattttcctgctactAGCTCTGTTCCTCCTAATAATAGTCAGGTTCCACCCACTTCTCAGCCACCGAAATTCTATAACCAG GTAACTATGAAGCCAGCCATTGACCCTAATGGGGAGAAAGAGGTATTACAACCTACAAGTTCTATATCTGTCAGAAAAGTGCAGTCTTTGAAGCCTTCAAAGTCACACATGGATGATTCGCCCCGGCCACAAAAGGAAATTGGGCCCTTGGCTTCTAGTGTTTTGCCAGAGTCAAAGCCTGGAGCAGGAACATCATTGAAATCTGAGTTGCCATCTGGTTCTGTTGATGTGGAGGTTAATGTGCCCACCACATCAGTTGTTACATTTGCTGCTGCTGATGGTTTTGCACCAAAGTCAACCACATTTGCTGAGGAAGCAAGTAATGGAATAGTTGTGCCTGATCCCATAAAAAATGAACAGAAAAAAGCAGAGAACATTGTCCACCAGGATCAG GTCAGCTGGCAATCAACCTCTCATTCAAATTATCCTCCTCAACTTTTAGAAACTGAAGCTGTAGAATCTAAATCTGCTTCATCGAGAACTGATATGGTATCCGAACCTGTGAAGGAATTGTTGTCAACAACTGTAGGTGCGTCTTCTGAGGCTTCCAATGTTTCAAAGGAAGGTGCTGCAGAAAGGAAGACCAGTGACACACCTAAGAGTTTAGGCACCTCACACATAAAAAGCAGACAGTTAAAACCTGACACAGTTGGTGGAAAGGAACATGGAGAAGCCATAGTGTTTATCACCGATCAGAATAGTTTGGATGCATCAATGACACCTCTTCCTTCAGAATCATCAGAAATTTGTAAAATAGAGGAGAGCTCACTGCAGGAGGTTGCATCTACCGCAGATGGTTTATTGCAACGGGCAAAGCAAATGATAGAAGAGTCTTCAGGTTGCGGCTATGATGTTAAAGTGGATGATCATGTATTTGAGTCTACTCACATATCATATTTTGAAGGCGTTGAGAATTTTGCGTCTGTGAACGGTTTATCTTCAcaagatataaatattaaaatttcagACATGCCTTTACGCATAACCGAGAACATTAGCGCAAGGCCTTCTAATGACTCCAGTAGTTATTGCATAATTTCTCCTTCTCCAGCTATCATAAATGAGAAAATCTTGTCAGATACAAATGTGCAAAAAAGTGTTGTGCCCGAAGTAAAGAACAAGAAAAAAGATTTGTATGAAAAAGCAGATGCTGCCGGTACGGGTTCCGATATATATATGGTATATAAGGGTCCTGAGGAAATGAAAGAAACTGCGACGTTCTCAGAGGATTTAGAAAGAATTTCAAGTTCTAGCATCGAGCAGACATCTGTGGATGTGCCTGACCAAAATACCTCGTTAACTGGGAAACCAGCTGTGATTAGAGATGAATGGGAAAATGATGCTGAAATCCCTACTCCGCAGTTAGAAACTTCAAATAATGAAATTCAAAGTGATGATAGAGATGGCAATGGATTGGTGATAAAACGGTACCCTCGTGATTTCCTCTTCATATTTGCAGAGCAATGTACTGATCTCCCAGAAGGATTTGAAATCAATTCTGGTTTTGCGGATGCATTGATGGTATCTAATGTCCAATTTTCACGTGAGCCACACCCTAGTCCTGTACGAAATATTGATAGGCCCATCGGAGGCTTGAGGTTAGATCGTCGTGGAAGTGACTTGGGGGACGATGACAAATGGGTTAAATTTCCTGGACCCCTCGTGTCAGGTAGAGGAGATATGCGAGTAGATGTTGGTTATGTGGGTAATGTTGCCGGGTTTCGAAATAGTCAGGGAGGCAATTATGGTGTTCTGAGGAATCCACGGGGACAGACATCCGTCCACTATTCTGGGGCCGTTCTCTCTGGGCCAATTCAGCCCCTTGGTTCACAGGGAGACCTGCAAAGAAATACCTCTGATTCTGACAGATGGCAACGAGGAACTGGTTTCCAGAAGGGTTTGATTCCTTCTCCTCAGACTCCACTGCAAGTCATGCACAAAGCTGACAAAAAGTATGAGGTGGGTAAGACAACTGATGAGGAAGAAGCAAAACAGAGGCAGTTAAAGTCCATATTGAACAAGCTCACCCCACAAAACTTTGAGAAGCTGTTCGAGCAAGTGAAACAAGTGAATATTGACAATTTTGTTACTTTGTCTGGTGTGATCTCCCAGATTTTTGATAAAGCTCTGATGGAGCCCACCTTTTGTGAAATGTATGCCGACTTCTGTTTTCACCTTGCAGCAGATTTACCTAATTTGAAAGTGGACAATGAAACAATCACTTTCAAAACGCTGCTCCTGAACAAATGTCAAGAAGAATTTCAGAGGGGGGAAAGAGAGGAGGAGGAGGCAAATAAAGTGGAGGAAGAAGGTGAAAATATGCTTACAGCAGAAGAGAGAGAAGTGAAGAAACTCCAAGCGAGGAGACGCATGTTGGGTAATATTAGACTAATTGGAGAGCTGTACAAGAAAAAAATGTTAACTGCGAGAATAATGCATGAGTGCATTAATAAGTTGTTGGGTCAGTATCAGACTCCTGATGAGGAAAATATCGAAGCGTTGTGCAAATTGATGAGCACGATTGGTGAGATGATAGATCATCCTAAAGCAAAGGAACACATGGATGCCTATTTTGACATTATGGTTAAGCTGTCAAATAATATGAAGCTGTCATCTAGGTTAAGGTTCATGCTTAAAGATGTTATTGATCTTAGAAAGAATAGGTGGCAGCAGAGGCGGAAAGTTGAAGGTCCAAAAAAAATCGAGGAGGTACACAGAGACGCTGCTCAAGAGAGGCAGGCACAAGCTAGTAGGTTAGGCCGTGGTCCGAGTATGGGTAGCTCTGTCAGACGCGGCCCACCTGTCGATTTTGCTCCTCGAACTCCTAGTATGTTGCCTTCTCCAAATTCCCAGATGAGTGGCTTCCGTGCTGTCCAACCTCAGGTACATGGTTATGGTTCTCAGGATGTTAGGACTGAGGAGAAGCATTCGCTTGAGAGTAGGACAATGTCTGTTCCTCTGTCTCAAAGACCTCTTGGGGATGAGCCTATAACTCTTGGGCCTCAAGGTGGTCTTGCCAGGGGAATGGCTTTCAGGGGGCAGCAATCAGCACCTAGTATTCCTTTGCCTGAGACGCCAAATCCTGGTAATGCAAGTATGATTGGACCTGCTCTGAATGGATTCAATCCAATGCCAGATCGTTATGGCCAAAGAGAGGATTTCGCACCTAGATATATGCCAGACACGTTTGCTGCTCCGCCCAATTATGAGCAGCCACTTCCTCCAGAGCAAAGAGTTGCCTTTGGGAGTAGAGAAATTATAAATGTAGATCATGGCTTTGATAGTTATATTCCTGCTTCGCGACCTAGTCGTGGTGTACCCCCAATAAGTATGCAAGATGTATCTTCAGAAATAGTGTGGCCGGAAGAGCACCTGCGGGACAAGTCCATAGCTACAATTAAGGAGTTCTACat
- the LOC142519297 gene encoding large ribosomal subunit protein eL43 — MAKRTKKVGIVGKYGTRYGASLRKQIKKMEVSQHSKYFCEFCGKYAVKRKAVGIWGCKDCGKVKAGGAYTLNTASAVTVRSTIRRLREQTES; from the exons ATG GCCAAGAGAACCAAGAAGGTTGGCATTGTTGGGAAATACG GCACCCGTTATGGTGCTAGTTTGAGAAAGCAGATTAAGAAGATGGAAGTTAGTCAGCACAGCAAGTATTTTTGCGAATTCTGTGGGAAG TATGCAGTGAAAAGAAAAGCTGTTGGCATTTGGGGATGCAAGGACTGTGGCAAAGTGAAAGCAGGCGGTGCCTACACATTGAA CACTGCTAGTGCTGTGACAGTTCGGAGTACCATCCGAAGGCTGAGGGAGCAGACTGAGAGTTAA
- the LOC142518596 gene encoding uncharacterized protein LOC142518596, whose product MHQKKSEVQIGTESSGVSSDFNPTPPLTPSYLSQKHPHFFNNIRSSPHQPSSVNNPTLQILIDDENQQQQESNDAFALRPTTPFKRPHIQQQFAASVAKTPTLSNSLHRYGVSAQNPPTRFNILCTKSQKFLTRFHHHLRLLRRRLRPHLRLILLLSLPFFYFLVSHPSSSFILDFLSAFAFSAALLFSLNLAIPRLPTIRLFLSRSFPIKISSKDHVCRPHLPVFWSIGSRMKADKKSISGCYVQAYSNGDVYEGEFHKGKCNGNGVYYYYLSGRYEGDWIDGKYDGYGVETWARGSRYRGQYRQGLRHGYGVYRFYTGDVYAGEWCNGQSHGCGIHTCEDGSRYVGEFKWGVKHGLGHYHFRNGDRYAGEYFADKMHGFGVYFFANGHRYEGAWHEGRRQGLGLYTFRNGETQSGHWQNGILDVPSTQSSISPVSPVAVNHSRVLNVVQEARRAAEKAYEVAKVDERVNRAVSAANLAANAARVAAVKAVQKRMHHRSNSDEIPVPVAYNFVTDDQLNH is encoded by the exons ATGCATCAGAAAAAATCTGAAGTACAGATCGGAACAGAAAGCAGCGGCGTCTCTTCCGATTTCAACCCTACCCCACCCCTTACCCCTTCTTACCTTTCCCAGAAACACCCCcacttttttaataatatcCGATCAAGTCCTCACCAGCCTTCTTCTGTGAATAATCCTACCCTACAGATTCTTATCGACGATGAGAATCAACAGCAGCAGGAGTCGAATGATGCGTTTGCCCTCAGGCCCACCACCCCTTTCAAAAGACCCCATATTCAGCAACAGTTCGCCGCTTCCGTTGCCAAAACTCCGACTCTATCGAATTCCCTCCATAGATATGGGGTTTCCGCGCAGAACCCACCAACAAGATTCAATATTTTATGCACCAAGTCTCAGAAATTCTTGACTCGTTTCCACCATCACCTCCGCCTACTGCGCCGCCGCCTCCGCCCTCACCTTCGCTTAATCCTTCTCCTCAGCCTTCCCTTCTTTTATTTTCTGGTTTCCCATCCTTCAAGTTCGTTTATTCTTGATTTCCTCTCCGCCTTTGCCTTCTCTGCGGCGCTTTTGTTTTCTCTGAATTTGGCCATTCCACGGCTTCCCACCATAAGGTTGTTCCTTTCCAGGTCGTTTCCGATCAAGATTAGCTCGAAGGATCATGTTTGTCGACCGCATTTACCAGTTTTTTGGTCAATTGGGTCGCGGATGAAGGCAGATAAGAAGTCAATATCGGGGTGTTATGTGCAGGCGTATAGCAACGGTGATGTGTACGAGGGTGAGTTTCACAAGGGGAAGTGTAATGGGAATGGAGTTTATTACTATTACTTGAGTGGAAGATATGAAGGGGATTGGATAGATGGCAAGTATGATGGTTATGGGGTGGAGACGTGGGCTCGTGGGAGCCGGTATAGAGGACAGTATAGGCAGGGGCTTAGGCATGGTTATGGAGTGTATAGGTTTTATACAGGAGATGTGTATGCTGGGGAGTGGTGTAATGGGCAGAGCCATGGGTGTGGAATTCATACTTGTGAGGACGGGAGCCGGTATGTTGGTGAATTTAAATGGGGTGTTAAACATGGCCTTGGACACTACCATTTTAG GAATGGGGATAGATACGCTGGAGAATACTTCGCTGATAAAATGCATGGGTTCGGGGTTTATTTCTTTGCGAATGGCCACCGTTATGAAGGTGCTTGGCATGAGGGCAGAAGACAGGGGCTCGGATTGTACAcattcaggaatggagaaaCTCAATCAGGCCATTGGCAAAATGGAATTCTTGATGTGCCTAGCACTCAGAGCAGCATCTCTCCTGTGTCTCCTGTTGCTGTTAACCACTCGAGAGTGCTTAACGTTGTTCAG GAGGCTCGACGAGCAGCGGAGAAAGCTTATGAGGTGGCCAAGGTAGACGAGAGAGTTAACCGAGCGGTATCAGCAGCTAATCTGGCAGCCAATGCTGCCAGAGTTGCAGCAGTAAAAGCCGTGCAAAAACGAATGCATCATAGAAGCAATAGCGATGAAATACCAGTTCCTGTAGCTTATAACTTTGTAACTGACGACCAACTCAATCATTAG
- the LOC142518019 gene encoding casein kinase II subunit beta-1-like produces the protein MNMYRDRGGGGSSKGGGDLLDRKRINDALDKHLERSSPSTSRNKGAAVTATSTSAVTAATGKGIEHRENRSSSTINTSKNKCSDEESETDSEESDVSGSDGDDTSWISWFCNLRGNEFFCEVDDEYIQDDFNLCGLSSQVPYYDYALDLILDVESSHGDMFTEEQNELVESAAEMLYGLIHVRYILTTKGMAAMLEKYKSYDFGRCPRVYCSGQPCLPVGQSDVPRSSTVKIYCPKCEDIYYPRSKYQGNIDGSYFGTTFPHLFLMTYGHLKPQKPTQSYVPRVFGFKLHKP, from the exons ATGAATATGTACAGAGATCGAGGGGGAGGTGGCTCATCCAAGGGCGGAGGAGATTTGCTGGATCGGAAGCGAATCAACGATGCGTTGGACAAACATCTGGAGAGGTCTTCTCCTTCTACATCTAGAAACAAGGGTGCTGCCGTTACCGCCACGTCGACATCCGCCGTCACCGCGGCTACCGGAAAGGGTATTGAACACCGGGAAAATAGATCTTCATCTACCATCAATACTAGCAAGAACAAATGCTCCGATG AGGAGTCTGAGACAGACAGTGAAGAGTCTGATGTCAGTGGCTCTGATGGGGACGATACATCTTGGATTTCATGGTTTTGCAACTTGCGAGGAAACGAGTTCTTCTGTGAAGTTGATGATGAGTACATTCAAGATGATTTTAACCTTTGTGGATTGAGCAGTCAGGTTCCCTATTATGATTATGCGCTTGACCTAATTCTGGATGTTGAATCTTCTCATG GTGATATGTTTACTGAGGAACAGAATGAATTGGTTGAATCAGCTGCCGAAATGCTCTACGGCCTGATTCATGTCAGATACATTTTGACAACCAAGGGAATGGCTGCAATG TTGGAGAAGTACAAAAGCTACGACTTTGGAAGATGTCCAAGAGTTTACTGCTCTGGACAGCCTTGCCTTCCAGTCGGACAATCAGACGTACCCCGCTCAAGTACCGTGAAGATATACTGTCCCAAGTGTGAAGATATTTACTACCCCCGGTCGAAGTACCAAGGCA ATATTGATGGATCGTATTTCGGAACAACATTCCCACATCTGTTCCTGATGACTTATGGACATCTCAAGCCACAAAAGCCGACACAGAGCTATGTTCCCAGAGTCTTTGGCTTCAAGCTCCACAAGCCTTGA